The following are from one region of the Eubacterium sp. MSJ-33 genome:
- the bsh gene encoding choloylglycine hydrolase → MCTAATYKTKDFYFGRTLDYECSYGEQIVITPRNYAFNFRHVGDMNNHYAIIGMAHVAEDYPLYYDAMNEKGVAMAGLNFVGNAVYAEIKPDVENIAQFEFIPWILSQCSSLVEVRELLERINIVNTPFSEQLPLAQLHWIISDENESITVESMADGLHIYDNPVGVLTNNPPFPQQMFQLNNYMYLSPKQPRNTFSETLTLDAYSRGMGGLGLPGDLSSSSRFVRVAFTKVNAISGESEEESVSQFFHILGSVDQQRGCCEVADGKYEITLYTSCCNVTKGIYYYNTYENHQISAVDMHVENLDSDKMICYPVIQGERINYQNK, encoded by the coding sequence ATGTGTACAGCAGCAACTTATAAAACAAAAGATTTTTACTTTGGACGAACCCTCGATTATGAATGCTCTTATGGTGAGCAGATAGTAATTACACCACGTAATTATGCGTTTAATTTTCGCCATGTTGGCGATATGAACAATCATTATGCAATTATTGGAATGGCTCATGTTGCAGAGGATTATCCTTTGTATTATGATGCTATGAATGAAAAAGGAGTGGCAATGGCAGGACTGAATTTTGTCGGAAATGCTGTTTATGCCGAGATTAAGCCAGATGTGGAAAATATTGCACAGTTTGAATTTATTCCGTGGATTTTAAGTCAGTGTTCTTCTTTAGTTGAAGTTCGCGAGCTTCTTGAACGAATTAATATTGTTAATACTCCTTTCAGCGAGCAATTACCATTAGCACAATTACACTGGATCATTTCTGATGAGAATGAGTCAATTACGGTAGAATCTATGGCAGATGGTTTGCATATTTATGACAATCCAGTAGGAGTGCTTACGAATAATCCGCCATTTCCACAGCAGATGTTTCAACTAAATAATTATATGTATTTATCTCCTAAACAGCCCAGAAATACTTTCAGCGAAACTTTGACTCTTGATGCATATAGTAGAGGTATGGGAGGATTAGGTCTTCCGGGAGATCTCTCATCTTCCTCACGTTTTGTACGTGTAGCTTTTACAAAGGTAAATGCAATTTCAGGTGAATCAGAGGAAGAAAGCGTTAGCCAATTCTTCCACATTCTCGGATCTGTGGATCAGCAACGAGGATGTTGCGAAGTAGCGGATGGAAAATATGAAATCACATTGTATACGTCGTGTTGTAATGTTACAAAAGGTATTTATTATTACAATACTTATGAAAACCATCAGATCAGTGCAGTAGATATGCATGTAGAAAATCTGGATAGTGATAAAATGATTTGTTATCCAGTAATTCAAGGAGAACGAATCAACTATCAAAATAAATAA
- a CDS encoding DMT family transporter, whose translation MKKTKGSIMLLFAAFFWGTTFVAQTTASDQIGTFTFNGSRSIVGAAFLAILILARTGMKEQKAKVSGEPVEKENIKRTVIGGILCGCVLFFATNLQQSGIAAYPKGVASSGRSGFLTATYVVMVAIVSGLLGKKLHKIVYVAVFVCLGGMYMLCMSGGIDNLYFGDLLGLLCAVCFTGHILTVDHFNDCDSVKISCIQFITNGVLSLICMAIFEQPAWSDLAAAWFPILYAGIFSSGIAYTLQIAGQKYADPAVASIVMSLESVFAVLGGFVVLHEVLAPREIVGCVLVFTAVILAQVPQMRK comes from the coding sequence ATGAAAAAGACAAAAGGAAGTATTATGTTGCTGTTTGCCGCGTTTTTCTGGGGAACGACGTTCGTAGCACAGACAACAGCATCTGATCAGATTGGAACATTTACATTTAACGGAAGCCGCTCCATAGTTGGAGCGGCATTTCTTGCGATTTTGATTCTCGCTCGTACGGGAATGAAGGAGCAGAAAGCAAAGGTAAGTGGAGAACCGGTCGAAAAAGAAAATATAAAACGGACCGTGATCGGTGGTATCCTCTGTGGCTGTGTGCTGTTTTTTGCAACGAATCTGCAGCAGAGTGGTATCGCGGCATATCCGAAAGGTGTGGCCAGCTCCGGCAGATCGGGGTTTCTTACCGCAACGTATGTGGTTATGGTTGCAATCGTATCCGGGCTACTCGGGAAGAAATTACATAAGATCGTATATGTGGCAGTTTTTGTCTGCCTTGGTGGTATGTACATGCTGTGCATGTCAGGCGGTATCGACAATCTGTATTTTGGAGATCTGCTTGGGCTTCTGTGTGCAGTCTGCTTCACCGGACATATCCTGACGGTCGATCATTTTAACGACTGTGACAGTGTGAAGATCTCGTGCATCCAGTTTATTACGAACGGTGTGTTATCCCTGATCTGCATGGCAATCTTCGAACAGCCGGCATGGAGTGATCTTGCCGCCGCATGGTTCCCAATCCTATATGCGGGTATCTTCTCGAGCGGTATCGCGTATACGCTTCAGATCGCAGGACAGAAATATGCAGATCCGGCAGTTGCATCCATCGTGATGAGTCTGGAATCTGTATTTGCAGTGCTCGGTGGATTCGTCGTATTGCATGAGGTGTTAGCACCGCGGGAAATCGTCGGCTGCGTGCTTGTGTTCACCGCAGTGATCTTGGCACAGGTGCCGCAGATGCGAAAGTAG
- a CDS encoding Na+/H+ antiporter NhaC family protein: protein MEEIANYVPQMYATFWALIPPVVAIVLALITKEVYSSLFLGIVIGGLFWSNFRFEATVNHVFKDGIVGVLTDSYNMGILVFLVILGVMVCMMNKAGGSAAFGRWASAHIKTRIGAQLASVALGVLIFIDDYFNCLTVGSVMRPVTDKHQVSRAKLSYIIDATAAPVCIIAPISSWAAAVAGFVEGEDGFSIFIRAIPYNYYALFTIIFMIVLIVRKIDYGPMRTHEKNALKGDIYTTPDRPYANAENEVVETKGKVIDLVFPMIVLITACVIGMIYSGGFFSGVGFVEAFSGSDASVGLMYGSFFALVITIIYYMFRRVLKFSESMSCIPEGFKAMVPAILILTFAWTLKAMTDSLGAKEFVAELVKSTPDALLSFLPALVFIIACFLAFATGTSWGTFGMLIPIVVNAFEGTNATMMIISISACMAGAVCGDHCSPISDTTIMASAGAQCNHINHVSTQLPYAITVALVSFVTYIIAGFFGNSKGIPGVMKSPVIPLVIGLILLYVVLQVIKAVEKKKDPIDAE from the coding sequence ATGGAAGAAATCGCAAATTACGTGCCACAGATGTACGCAACATTCTGGGCATTAATTCCGCCGGTCGTGGCAATCGTGCTGGCACTCATCACAAAGGAGGTTTACAGTTCACTCTTTTTAGGAATTGTGATCGGTGGACTGTTCTGGTCCAACTTCAGATTTGAAGCAACCGTAAACCATGTATTCAAAGACGGAATCGTCGGCGTGCTGACCGATTCGTATAACATGGGTATTCTGGTATTTCTTGTAATACTCGGTGTTATGGTCTGTATGATGAACAAAGCCGGTGGTTCGGCAGCGTTCGGACGATGGGCGAGCGCACATATCAAGACGCGGATTGGCGCACAGTTAGCGTCAGTTGCGCTCGGTGTTTTGATATTTATTGATGATTATTTTAACTGTCTGACAGTTGGAAGCGTGATGCGTCCTGTGACAGACAAGCATCAGGTATCGCGTGCGAAGCTTTCGTATATCATTGATGCGACAGCAGCTCCGGTCTGTATCATTGCCCCGATTTCATCATGGGCAGCAGCGGTAGCCGGATTCGTAGAGGGAGAGGACGGATTCTCCATCTTTATCCGTGCAATCCCGTATAACTATTATGCGCTTTTCACGATTATATTTATGATTGTTTTGATCGTTAGAAAGATTGATTATGGTCCGATGCGGACGCATGAAAAGAACGCTTTGAAGGGCGATATCTACACGACACCGGACCGTCCATATGCAAACGCGGAAAATGAAGTCGTTGAGACAAAGGGTAAAGTGATTGACCTTGTATTCCCAATGATCGTTCTGATTACAGCCTGTGTCATCGGCATGATTTACAGTGGTGGATTTTTCTCAGGCGTTGGATTTGTAGAAGCATTTTCGGGCAGTGATGCATCGGTTGGATTGATGTATGGCAGCTTCTTTGCACTTGTGATTACGATTATCTATTATATGTTCCGCCGCGTATTGAAATTCAGCGAATCCATGTCTTGTATTCCGGAAGGATTTAAAGCGATGGTTCCTGCGATTTTAATTCTGACATTTGCCTGGACATTGAAGGCGATGACAGACAGCCTTGGCGCAAAAGAATTTGTGGCAGAGCTCGTGAAGAGTACGCCGGATGCGTTGCTTAGTTTCCTGCCGGCACTTGTATTTATCATTGCATGCTTCCTTGCGTTTGCAACCGGAACATCGTGGGGAACCTTCGGTATGCTGATTCCAATCGTTGTAAATGCATTCGAGGGAACAAACGCAACGATGATGATCATTTCCATCTCTGCATGTATGGCAGGTGCCGTCTGTGGTGACCATTGCTCACCGATTTCGGATACAACAATTATGGCATCCGCAGGTGCACAGTGTAATCACATCAATCATGTAAGCACACAGCTTCCATATGCGATTACAGTTGCACTTGTATCGTTCGTCACTTACATTATTGCCGGATTCTTTGGTAATAGCAAGGGAATTCCGGGAGTAATGAAGAGTCCTGTGATTCCGCTGGTAATCGGTCTGATTTTACTGTATGTTGTGTTGCAGGTGATCAAGGCAGTTGAGAAAAAGAAAGATCCGATTGATGCAGAATAA
- a CDS encoding diaminopimelate dehydrogenase, translating into MTRIGIYGYGNLGRGVEAAINQNDDMELVAVFTRRNPDELVIKNQTAKVCNVKDMADWKDKIDVMILCGGSATDLPEQTPECAKYFNVIDSFDTHARIPEHFANVDASAKASGHIGIISVGWDPGMFSLNRLYGNALLPEGNDYTFWGKGVSQGHSDAIRRIAGVKDAKQYTIPVESALEAVRNGENPELTTRQKHTRECFVVLEEGADAAKVEEEIKTMPNYFADYDTTVHFISEDELKANHSGIPHGGFVLRSGVTGWNKENKHIIEYSLKLDSNPEFTSSVLIAYARAAHRLANEGASGCKTVFDIAPAYLVNKTGEELRASML; encoded by the coding sequence ATGACAAGAATCGGAATTTACGGATATGGCAACCTTGGCCGCGGCGTAGAAGCAGCCATCAACCAGAACGATGATATGGAATTAGTTGCCGTATTTACAAGAAGAAATCCTGATGAATTGGTTATTAAGAACCAGACAGCCAAGGTGTGCAACGTAAAGGACATGGCAGACTGGAAAGATAAAATCGATGTTATGATTCTGTGTGGCGGAAGCGCAACCGATCTTCCGGAGCAGACACCGGAATGTGCAAAATATTTCAACGTGATCGACAGCTTCGATACACATGCAAGAATCCCGGAGCATTTTGCAAATGTGGACGCAAGTGCAAAAGCAAGCGGACATATCGGAATTATCTCCGTTGGCTGGGACCCGGGCATGTTCTCACTGAACCGCCTGTACGGAAATGCATTGCTTCCAGAGGGAAATGATTATACATTCTGGGGCAAGGGTGTCAGTCAGGGACATTCCGATGCCATCCGTCGTATCGCAGGTGTCAAGGATGCCAAGCAGTATACGATTCCGGTAGAGTCCGCACTTGAGGCAGTTCGTAACGGCGAGAATCCAGAGCTTACAACAAGACAGAAGCATACAAGAGAGTGCTTCGTAGTGCTTGAAGAGGGCGCAGATGCGGCAAAGGTTGAGGAAGAAATCAAGACAATGCCGAACTATTTCGCAGATTACGATACAACGGTTCATTTTATTTCGGAAGATGAGCTGAAGGCAAATCACAGCGGAATTCCACACGGCGGATTTGTACTCCGCAGTGGCGTGACCGGCTGGAACAAGGAGAACAAGCATATCATCGAGTACAGCCTGAAGCTTGATTCAAACCCTGAGTTTACATCCAGTGTACTGATCGCTTATGCAAGAGCGGCTCACCGACTTGCAAATGAGGGAGCAAGCGGCTGCAAGACCGTATTTGATATTGCACCGGCTTACCTTGTGAATAAAACAGGGGAAGAGCTTCGTGCATCCATGCTGTAA
- a CDS encoding GTP pyrophosphokinase: MTKDEVKKIRMDSPESLQFLNNATKFYNLMMMYRCAIREIQTKLEVLDDEFSVENNRNPISFIKTRIKKPNSIYDKLQKMGYEFTTENIQTYLNDVAGVRIVCAFIDDIYMISDLITQQDDIKVIEIKDYIKNPKSNGYRSYHMIVEIPVFFAKGKTPMRVELQIRTNGMDFWATLEHQLRYKKGIEEMPGYDEISEELLHSARAIIEADNEMQRIKDKIGMFHEI, translated from the coding sequence ATGACAAAAGATGAAGTAAAAAAAATCAGGATGGACAGTCCGGAATCACTACAGTTTTTAAATAATGCTACAAAATTTTATAATTTAATGATGATGTATCGTTGTGCTATTCGAGAGATACAAACTAAACTTGAGGTTTTGGATGATGAATTTTCAGTTGAGAATAATCGAAATCCTATTTCTTTTATAAAAACAAGAATTAAGAAGCCCAATAGTATTTACGATAAACTGCAGAAGATGGGATATGAATTTACAACAGAAAATATACAGACATATCTCAATGATGTAGCAGGCGTTCGAATAGTTTGTGCGTTTATTGACGATATTTATATGATATCAGATTTGATTACCCAACAGGATGATATTAAAGTTATTGAAATAAAAGATTATATAAAAAATCCAAAATCGAATGGTTATCGAAGCTATCATATGATTGTTGAAATACCAGTATTTTTTGCTAAGGGTAAAACACCTATGCGTGTAGAATTACAGATTCGAACCAATGGTATGGATTTCTGGGCAACATTGGAACATCAACTTCGCTATAAAAAAGGAATTGAAGAAATGCCTGGCTATGATGAGATAAGTGAAGAATTACTTCATTCTGCAAGAGCTATCATTGAAG
- a CDS encoding class I SAM-dependent DNA methyltransferase, translating to MAEAYSNFAAVYDALMDNIPYDAWADYLHSLLVEYDISSGILAELGCGTGNITERMADFGYDMIGIDNSPAMLDIANEKREQNHSSSLYLCQDMREFELYGTVAAIVSLCDSVNYITEPEELTHVFSLVNNYLDPDGLFIFDFHTEHYYRDVVAEATIAEDRDDISFIWDNYYDEEDAINELALSLFVKEPSDSDADDDLFRKYEELHVQKGYTLKQMKQMVTDSGLTLLAAYDAFTHKPADEECERIYIIAKETRNKNSKKQYIQ from the coding sequence ATGGCTGAAGCATATTCAAATTTTGCTGCTGTCTACGATGCGCTCATGGACAACATTCCCTATGACGCATGGGCGGACTATCTGCACAGCCTGCTTGTGGAATATGATATTTCAAGTGGCATTCTGGCAGAGCTTGGCTGTGGAACCGGAAATATAACCGAGCGTATGGCAGATTTCGGATACGATATGATCGGTATCGACAACTCCCCTGCCATGCTGGATATTGCAAATGAAAAGCGGGAACAAAATCATTCTTCATCGCTCTACCTGTGTCAGGATATGCGTGAGTTTGAGCTATACGGAACCGTTGCAGCCATTGTAAGTCTCTGCGACAGCGTCAATTATATTACCGAACCGGAAGAGCTTACGCATGTATTCTCGCTCGTCAATAACTACCTTGATCCGGACGGACTTTTCATCTTCGACTTCCATACCGAGCATTATTACCGCGATGTCGTAGCCGAAGCGACAATTGCCGAGGATCGGGATGATATCAGCTTTATCTGGGATAATTATTATGATGAAGAGGACGCAATTAACGAGCTTGCTTTAAGTCTGTTCGTAAAGGAGCCTTCGGATTCCGATGCCGATGATGACCTGTTCCGCAAATATGAGGAATTGCATGTACAAAAAGGGTACACACTAAAGCAGATGAAACAGATGGTAACCGATTCCGGTCTTACCCTGCTTGCGGCCTATGATGCATTTACACATAAACCGGCGGATGAGGAATGTGAACGTATTTATATCATCGCGAAAGAAACACGAAACAAGAATTCAAAGAAACAATATATACAGTAA
- a CDS encoding LTA synthase family protein, which translates to MKDQIQTIKLKKEKHAFSYWRIPFFAGAGIYLEVLFHLAIYQKLESTSIYPVLFGATLGLFLAALTVWLPRIGNEIIAYVGLTVFCVYDIVQLIYFRIFGTFLSLVSVGGAGNAMDFKVVMFEKIRQNVGWILLFLFPVIALVLLRVFLIKFDKPKMKIRLISVASAICLCAISILLLNVQGRAMYSPYQLFHNQYVLELSMNKLGVCVTTVRDAQTMLTGGKKDVTFTLDDSDIDNVEALSDAALESGATSTDASSVATDTDAAPVYVEQVDPTVDFKKLYQAAEDEQLKSLSAYCAQQTPTMQNEYTGMFEGYNVVCITAESLCKYGIYENCTPTLYKIMNDGFVFENYYNPIWYHSTIDGEFVDCLGQYPCSSEWSFYKSADTYQPYALGNALNEKGYTSKAYHDFDFYYYNRSETHANMGYDFKAIDYGLDIPSYVTYSDYDTIEAVYKEFIDEEPFLMYFMTFSGHLPYNYDYNAMCLKNREEAEKCTEGMDLPEDAVAYIAAQMELDKALEDLINKLDEAGKLEKTVFIVTPDHYPYGLTDSGYDALAGKNVSDDAFEKHHSCLGIWSASMEEPVHVKKLCASVDVLPTVLNLLGVTYDSRILAGHDILSDSEELVIFADHSFKTDKIGYNTKTGEVTYYVDEKTVSQSYIDDKIKEVETKLYMSDEVINTDFYGYVYGRKTANSTTSSDASTEQQNKE; encoded by the coding sequence ATGAAGGATCAGATACAGACAATAAAATTAAAGAAGGAGAAGCATGCATTTTCGTATTGGCGCATCCCATTTTTTGCGGGCGCGGGCATCTATCTGGAAGTGCTGTTTCATCTGGCGATTTATCAGAAACTGGAGAGCACGAGCATCTATCCGGTTTTGTTTGGTGCCACGTTGGGGCTTTTCTTAGCGGCACTCACTGTATGGCTGCCGCGCATCGGAAATGAGATCATTGCATATGTCGGTCTTACCGTGTTCTGCGTGTATGATATCGTGCAGCTCATCTATTTTCGGATATTTGGAACATTCTTAAGTCTGGTGTCTGTTGGCGGCGCCGGAAACGCGATGGATTTCAAGGTTGTGATGTTTGAGAAGATCCGCCAGAATGTTGGCTGGATTTTGCTGTTTTTATTTCCGGTGATCGCGCTTGTGTTGCTGCGTGTATTTCTGATAAAGTTTGACAAGCCGAAGATGAAAATACGGCTTATAAGTGTGGCAAGTGCGATTTGCCTGTGCGCCATTTCCATCCTTCTGCTGAATGTGCAGGGACGCGCGATGTATTCGCCGTATCAGTTGTTCCACAACCAGTATGTGTTAGAGCTTTCGATGAACAAGCTTGGCGTATGTGTGACGACCGTGCGGGATGCGCAGACGATGCTCACGGGTGGAAAGAAAGATGTGACATTCACTTTGGATGATTCAGATATAGACAATGTGGAAGCACTATCGGATGCTGCATTGGAAAGTGGCGCAACGAGTACAGATGCATCCTCCGTGGCAACCGATACGGATGCGGCACCTGTGTATGTGGAACAGGTTGATCCGACGGTCGATTTTAAGAAGTTATATCAGGCGGCCGAGGATGAGCAGTTGAAGAGTCTGTCCGCGTATTGCGCGCAGCAGACACCGACCATGCAGAACGAATATACGGGCATGTTTGAAGGGTATAATGTTGTATGCATTACCGCGGAGAGTCTGTGCAAATACGGTATCTACGAGAACTGCACACCGACGCTTTATAAGATCATGAATGACGGATTCGTATTTGAAAATTACTACAATCCGATCTGGTATCACAGCACGATTGATGGAGAGTTTGTGGATTGCCTGGGACAGTATCCTTGTTCGTCAGAATGGAGCTTTTATAAGTCGGCAGATACATATCAGCCATATGCACTTGGCAATGCATTGAATGAGAAAGGTTACACAAGCAAAGCATATCATGATTTTGACTTCTATTATTATAACCGGAGTGAGACACATGCGAATATGGGATATGATTTCAAGGCAATTGATTATGGTCTGGATATCCCGAGCTATGTGACATATTCCGATTATGATACGATCGAGGCAGTATACAAGGAGTTTATTGACGAAGAACCGTTTCTGATGTATTTTATGACATTCAGTGGGCATCTTCCATATAATTACGATTACAATGCCATGTGCCTGAAGAACCGTGAGGAAGCAGAAAAATGCACAGAAGGAATGGACTTGCCGGAAGACGCGGTGGCGTATATTGCGGCACAGATGGAGCTTGATAAAGCATTAGAGGATCTGATCAACAAGCTGGATGAAGCCGGAAAGCTGGAGAAGACCGTGTTCATCGTGACACCGGACCATTATCCATATGGACTGACAGACAGCGGCTACGATGCGCTTGCAGGCAAGAATGTATCCGATGATGCATTTGAAAAACATCATTCCTGCCTTGGCATCTGGTCTGCATCGATGGAAGAACCGGTTCATGTCAAGAAGCTCTGTGCGAGCGTGGATGTCCTTCCAACCGTTCTGAATCTGCTTGGCGTGACATATGATTCGCGCATCCTTGCAGGACACGATATCTTATCCGATTCGGAAGAACTTGTCATCTTTGCCGACCATAGCTTCAAGACAGACAAGATCGGCTATAACACGAAGACCGGAGAAGTGACCTACTATGTGGACGAAAAAACAGTTTCACAATCCTACATCGACGATAAGATCAAGGAAGTCGAAACGAAACTTTACATGTCCGATGAAGTCATCAATACCGATTTCTACGGCTACGTGTATGGAAGGAAAACAGCAAACTCCACAACAAGCTCCGACGCATCAACCGAACAACAAAACAAAGAATAA